One window of Dysidea avara chromosome 11, odDysAvar1.4, whole genome shotgun sequence genomic DNA carries:
- the LOC136238762 gene encoding uncharacterized protein isoform X2 has product MGWIQQSAWMLVQQSHHVKELQLKIFHFGINTKLDVAVRVKDLISRMQLSEKISQLGTGAGAIARLTVPAYQWWSEALHGVAGSPGVHFGGQIPNATSFPQVINLGATFDMPLVYKMGKVISTEARAMYNQGQAGLTFFAPNINLFRDPRWGRGQETPGEDPYLISQYVINFAHGMQENDANKFMKTVVTCKHFAAYDLENWNGTDRFHFNAIVSDQDLVETYLPAFEACVREGKAASIMCSYNAVNGVPSCANSFLQNTIVREQWGFEGYIVSDCGAINCITATHHYTSNPADTVAAGLLGGCDLDCGSYYPKNAQEAINKKTITEADIDVTLTRLFTYRMRLGMFDPVNDSSYHSLSPADVNTADSQDLALNLAQESIVLLQNNKSVLPLDPKLSVAVMGPNSDATTTMQGNYHGTAPFLISPIDGIKSMASNVTTAKGCDVKCTDDSGFKEAVTAAQNAQAVIVVVGLDQSQESEGHDRSDISLPGKQEDFLMAIRSATKNPMVVVVMTGGPVDISWAKANADAVLWCGYPGQSGGKAIAQVIYGEFNPSGRLPYTIYPKDYVNQISFFDMGMRSKPGRTYKFYTGDAVYPFGYGLSYTTFNFTWTEYEKLPLKFQVLDELSTVQYQVTVTNTGSKSGGIAVLAYMTYSDANAPMKQLFGFQRVELNPKENATLFFDAGVEAFQTVDEGGSKVLKPGSYTVRIEGLSHTITLV; this is encoded by the exons ATGGGATGGATTCAACAAAGTGCTTGGATGCTGGTTCAACAATCACACCATGTCAAGGAGCTGCAGTTGAAAATCTTCCATTTTGGTAT CAATACTAAGCTAGATGTTGCTGTGAGAGTGAAAG ACCTAATTTCCCGTATGCAACTTAGTGAAAAAATTTCCCAATTGGGTACTGGTGCTGGAGCAATAGCAAGACTTACTGTGCCTGCATATCAATG gtGGTCTGAAGCACTTCATGGGGTGGCTGGTTCTCCTGGTGTACATTTTGGTGGTCAG attCCTAATGCTACATCATTCCCACAAGTGATTAACTTGGGAGCAACATTTGATAT GCCATTGGTCTATAAAATGGGAAAAGTAATTTCTACTGAAGCACGAGCCATGTACAATCAAGGTCAAGCTGGACTAACTTTTTTTGCACCAAACATTAATTTGTTCAG GGACCCTCGATGGGGTAGAGGACAGGAAACACCTGGGGAAG ATCCCTACCTAATTTCTCAATATGTCATTAACTTTGCGCATGGCATGCAAGAAAATGATGCTAACAA GTTTATGAAAACAGTGGTGACTTGTAAGCACTTCGCAGCATATG ATTTAGAAAATTGGAATGGAACTGACAGATTTCACTTCAATGCAATTGTCTCAGACCAAGATCTAGTGGAA ACCTACTTACCAGCATTTGAAGCATGTGTGAGAGAAGGCAAAGCAGCTAGTATCATGTGTAGCTACAATGCTGTTAATGGAGTACCCAGTTGTGCTAACAGTTTTCTACAGAACACCATAGTCAGAGAACAGTGGGGATTTGAGGGTTATATT GTTAGTGATTGTGGAGCCATCAACTGCATTACTGCTACTCACCA CTACACATCAAATCCTGCAGACACAGTTGCTGCAGGATTACTTGGAGGGTGTGACCTTGACTGTGGTTCATATTATCCAAAAAATGcacaa GAAGCTATTAATAAGAAGACTATTACAGAGGCAGATATTGATGTTACACTGACCAGATTATTCACTTACAG GATGAGGCTTGGCATGTTTGATCCAGTAAATGATTCATCTTATCATTCCCTGTCTCCTGCTGATGTTAACACTGCTGATAGTCag GATTTAGCATTAAATTTGGCACAAGAAAGTATTGTACTGCTTCAAAATAATAAAA GTGTTCTTCCACTTGATCCTAAATTATCTGTTGCTGTGATGGGACCCAACTCTGATGCAACCACAACCATGCAAGGAAACTATCAT GGTACAGCTCCCTTCTTGATATCTCCAATTGATGGAATAAAGTCAATGGCTAGTAATGTTACAACAGCAAAAGGGTGTGATGTGAAATGTACTGATGATAGTGGGTTTAAAGAAGCTGTGACAGCAGCTCAGAATGCTCAGGCTGTCATAGTAGTTGTTGGTTTGGATCAGTCTCAGGAAAG TGAAGGTCATGATCGTAGTGACATATCTTTGCCTGGCAAACAAGAAGACTTCCTTATGGCCATTAGGAGTGCCACCAAGAACCCTATGGTTGTGGTGGTGATGACTGGAGGACCAGTGGACATTAGCTGGGCTAAG GCCAATGCTGATGCAGTTCTTTGGTGTGGTTATCCTGGACAATCAGGTGGTAAGGCAATAGCACAAGTAATTTATGGAGAATTTAATCCTTCTGGAAGACTGCCCTACACTATT TACCCAAAAGATTATGTCAACCAAATATCATTCTTTGACATGGGTATGCGTAGCAAGCCTGGTCGTACATACAAGTTTTACACTGGTGATGCTGTCTACCCATTTGGATATGGACTGAGTTACACAACCTTTAATTTTACATG GACAGAATACGAGAAGTTGCCACTAAAGTTTCAAGTGTTAGATGAACTATCAACTGTTCAATATCAAGTTACTGTCACCAACACTGGTAGCAAATCAGGAGGAATTGCAGTTTTAGCTTACATGACTTACAGT GATGCTAATGCTCCAATGAAGCAATTGTTTGGATTTCAACGAGTTGAACTGAACCCTAAAGAAAATGCAACTCTCTTCTTTGATGCTGGAGTGGAAGCATTTCAGACAGTTGATGAAGGG ggCAGTAAAGTATTGAAACCGGGAAGCTACACTGTGAGGATTGAAGGTCTTTCCCACACCATAACATTGGTTTAG
- the LOC136237732 gene encoding uncharacterized protein, which yields MAQIWTCDGGPRQQWMMDSQSLKIELKSDGNCLDITNWSKDNGANIYLRECHPDDQLETQKWSYDPVQHTLTSKMNGKCLDGSPLGGHTNVQQRDCNGGKSQEVSYKNDETHQEKYQYVLNSGCTIQHIAPFIMGWIKQNVVFNDPFSDTTLDVAARVKDLISRMHLNEKISQLGNTAASVARLTIPSYQWWSEALHGIAGSPGVDFGGQIPSATSFPQVINLGATFDMPLIYEMAKAISTEARAMYNQGRAGLTYFAPNINLYRDPRWGRGQETPGEDPYLISQYVINFAHGMQEDNANKFLKTVVTCKHFAVYGKDVKMCTVTMLWCFKIFLDRGSGRSG from the exons ATGGCCCAAA TTTGGACGTGTGATGGAGGTCCTCGTCAACAGTGGATGATGGATAGTCAGTCTCTGAAAATAGAACTAAAAAGTGATGGGAATTGTCTTGACATTACTAACTGGTCTAAAGATAATGGGGCTAACATTTACTTACGGGAATGTCACCCTGATGATCAACTAGAAACTCAAAAG TGGTCATATGATCCTGTTCAACATACCTTGACTAGTAAAATGAATGGTAAGTGTCTGGATGGGTCTCCATTAGGTGGACACACTAATGTCCAG CAACGTGATTGTAATGGAGGAAAGAGCCAAGAAGTAAGCTATAAAAATGATGAGACACATCAAGAGAAGTATCAGTATGTCCTTAATAGTGGATGTACAATTCAACACATAGCACCTTTCATTATGGGATGGATAAAACAAAAT GTAGTATTCAATGATCCATTTAGTGACACTACCCTTGATGTAGCAGCTAGAGTAAAAG ACCTCATCTCTCGTATGCATCTAAATGAGAAGATATCTCAACTTGGCAATACTGCTGCATCAGTAGCAAGATTGACTATTCCATCTTATCAGTG GTGGTCTGAGGCACTGCATGGGATAGCTGGTTCACCTGGTGTAGATTTTGGTGGTCAG ATTCCTAGTGCTACTTCATTCCCACAAGTAATCAACTTGGGAGCAACATTTGACAT GCCATTGATCTATGAAATGGCTAAAGCTATTTCCACTGAAGCTCGTGCCATGTATAATCAAGGAAGAGCTGGACTGACCTACTTTGCGCCAAACATTAACTTGTACAG AGACCCTCGATGGGGTAGAGGACAGGAGACACCAGGAGAAG ATCCATACCTTATTTCACAATACGTAATCAACTTTGCTCATGGAATGCAAGAGGACAATGCAAACAA GTTCTTGAAAACAGTTGTGACATGCAAACATTTTGCAGTATATGGTAAGGATGTTAAAATGTGTACTGTGACTATGTTGTG gtgtttcaaaatatttttagataGAGGTAGTGGCAGGTCTGGGTAA
- the LOC136238762 gene encoding uncharacterized protein isoform X1: MINYVYLILCIPLVLGYDDGTNVQLWTCDGGPRQQWMMDSQSQEIKLKSDGNCLDITNWSKGNGANIYIWECHPDDQPQNQQWSYNSTTYTIASKLSGKCVDGSEYGTSDGTNIQQWDCSGADNQKWKYNSSDSTFRYGMDSTKCLDAGSTITPCQGAAVENLPFCNTKLDVAVRVKDLISRMQLSEKISQLGTGAGAIARLTVPAYQWWSEALHGVAGSPGVHFGGQIPNATSFPQVINLGATFDMPLVYKMGKVISTEARAMYNQGQAGLTFFAPNINLFRDPRWGRGQETPGEDPYLISQYVINFAHGMQENDANKFMKTVVTCKHFAAYDLENWNGTDRFHFNAIVSDQDLVETYLPAFEACVREGKAASIMCSYNAVNGVPSCANSFLQNTIVREQWGFEGYIVSDCGAINCITATHHYTSNPADTVAAGLLGGCDLDCGSYYPKNAQEAINKKTITEADIDVTLTRLFTYRMRLGMFDPVNDSSYHSLSPADVNTADSQDLALNLAQESIVLLQNNKSVLPLDPKLSVAVMGPNSDATTTMQGNYHGTAPFLISPIDGIKSMASNVTTAKGCDVKCTDDSGFKEAVTAAQNAQAVIVVVGLDQSQESEGHDRSDISLPGKQEDFLMAIRSATKNPMVVVVMTGGPVDISWAKANADAVLWCGYPGQSGGKAIAQVIYGEFNPSGRLPYTIYPKDYVNQISFFDMGMRSKPGRTYKFYTGDAVYPFGYGLSYTTFNFTWTEYEKLPLKFQVLDELSTVQYQVTVTNTGSKSGGIAVLAYMTYSDANAPMKQLFGFQRVELNPKENATLFFDAGVEAFQTVDEGGSKVLKPGSYTVRIEGLSHTITLV; the protein is encoded by the exons ATGATTAATTACGTGTACTTGATTCTTTGCATTCCTCTGGTTCTAGGCTACGACGATGGCACAAA CGTTCAATTGTGGACATGTGATGGAGGTCCTCGTCAACAGTGGATGATGGATAGTCAGTCACAGGAAATAAAACTGAAAAGTGATGGGAACTGTCTTGACATTACCAACTGGTCTAAGGGCAATGGAGCTAACATTTACATATGGGAATGCCACCCTGATGATCAACCTCAGAATCAACAG TGGTCCTACAATTCTACCACCTACACAATAGCTAGTAAACTGAGTGGTAAGTGTGTGGATGGATCAGAATATGGGACTAGTGATGGCACTAATATCCAG cAATGGGACTGTAGTGGAGCAGATAATCAGAAG TGGAAGTACAACTCAAGTGATAGCACCTTTCGTTATGGGATGGATTCAACAAAGTGCTTGGATGCTGGTTCAACAATCACACCATGTCAAGGAGCTGCAGTTGAAAATCTTCCATTTTG CAATACTAAGCTAGATGTTGCTGTGAGAGTGAAAG ACCTAATTTCCCGTATGCAACTTAGTGAAAAAATTTCCCAATTGGGTACTGGTGCTGGAGCAATAGCAAGACTTACTGTGCCTGCATATCAATG gtGGTCTGAAGCACTTCATGGGGTGGCTGGTTCTCCTGGTGTACATTTTGGTGGTCAG attCCTAATGCTACATCATTCCCACAAGTGATTAACTTGGGAGCAACATTTGATAT GCCATTGGTCTATAAAATGGGAAAAGTAATTTCTACTGAAGCACGAGCCATGTACAATCAAGGTCAAGCTGGACTAACTTTTTTTGCACCAAACATTAATTTGTTCAG GGACCCTCGATGGGGTAGAGGACAGGAAACACCTGGGGAAG ATCCCTACCTAATTTCTCAATATGTCATTAACTTTGCGCATGGCATGCAAGAAAATGATGCTAACAA GTTTATGAAAACAGTGGTGACTTGTAAGCACTTCGCAGCATATG ATTTAGAAAATTGGAATGGAACTGACAGATTTCACTTCAATGCAATTGTCTCAGACCAAGATCTAGTGGAA ACCTACTTACCAGCATTTGAAGCATGTGTGAGAGAAGGCAAAGCAGCTAGTATCATGTGTAGCTACAATGCTGTTAATGGAGTACCCAGTTGTGCTAACAGTTTTCTACAGAACACCATAGTCAGAGAACAGTGGGGATTTGAGGGTTATATT GTTAGTGATTGTGGAGCCATCAACTGCATTACTGCTACTCACCA CTACACATCAAATCCTGCAGACACAGTTGCTGCAGGATTACTTGGAGGGTGTGACCTTGACTGTGGTTCATATTATCCAAAAAATGcacaa GAAGCTATTAATAAGAAGACTATTACAGAGGCAGATATTGATGTTACACTGACCAGATTATTCACTTACAG GATGAGGCTTGGCATGTTTGATCCAGTAAATGATTCATCTTATCATTCCCTGTCTCCTGCTGATGTTAACACTGCTGATAGTCag GATTTAGCATTAAATTTGGCACAAGAAAGTATTGTACTGCTTCAAAATAATAAAA GTGTTCTTCCACTTGATCCTAAATTATCTGTTGCTGTGATGGGACCCAACTCTGATGCAACCACAACCATGCAAGGAAACTATCAT GGTACAGCTCCCTTCTTGATATCTCCAATTGATGGAATAAAGTCAATGGCTAGTAATGTTACAACAGCAAAAGGGTGTGATGTGAAATGTACTGATGATAGTGGGTTTAAAGAAGCTGTGACAGCAGCTCAGAATGCTCAGGCTGTCATAGTAGTTGTTGGTTTGGATCAGTCTCAGGAAAG TGAAGGTCATGATCGTAGTGACATATCTTTGCCTGGCAAACAAGAAGACTTCCTTATGGCCATTAGGAGTGCCACCAAGAACCCTATGGTTGTGGTGGTGATGACTGGAGGACCAGTGGACATTAGCTGGGCTAAG GCCAATGCTGATGCAGTTCTTTGGTGTGGTTATCCTGGACAATCAGGTGGTAAGGCAATAGCACAAGTAATTTATGGAGAATTTAATCCTTCTGGAAGACTGCCCTACACTATT TACCCAAAAGATTATGTCAACCAAATATCATTCTTTGACATGGGTATGCGTAGCAAGCCTGGTCGTACATACAAGTTTTACACTGGTGATGCTGTCTACCCATTTGGATATGGACTGAGTTACACAACCTTTAATTTTACATG GACAGAATACGAGAAGTTGCCACTAAAGTTTCAAGTGTTAGATGAACTATCAACTGTTCAATATCAAGTTACTGTCACCAACACTGGTAGCAAATCAGGAGGAATTGCAGTTTTAGCTTACATGACTTACAGT GATGCTAATGCTCCAATGAAGCAATTGTTTGGATTTCAACGAGTTGAACTGAACCCTAAAGAAAATGCAACTCTCTTCTTTGATGCTGGAGTGGAAGCATTTCAGACAGTTGATGAAGGG ggCAGTAAAGTATTGAAACCGGGAAGCTACACTGTGAGGATTGAAGGTCTTTCCCACACCATAACATTGGTTTAG
- the LOC136238763 gene encoding uncharacterized protein, with amino-acid sequence MCSYNAVNGVPSCANSFLQNTIVREQWGFEGYIVSDCGAISNIERTHHYTSNPADTVAAALLGGCDLDCGIYYPLYTMEAINKKTITEADIDVTLTRLFKYRMRLGMFDLVNATSYHTLSPADVNTTSSQEVALKLAQESIVLLQNNKSILPLDPKLSVAVLGPNSDATTTMQGNYHGIAPFLDSPIDGIKSIASNVTTAKGCDVKCTDDSGFKEAVTAAQTAQAVIVVIGLDQSQESEGHDRNDISLPGKQEDFLMAIRDATKSPMIVVVITGGPVDISWAKANADAVLWCGYPGQSGGKAIAQVIYGEVNPSGRLPYTIYPQDYVNQISFFDMGMRSKPGRTYKFYTGDAVYPFGCGLSYTTFNFSWSEWEKLPPKFQVLNELSTVQYQVTVTNTGSKSGAVAVLAYMTYSDVNAPMKQLFGFQRVELNPKENATLFFDAGVETFTTVDKGGNKVLKPGRYTVLIEDLSHTITLV; translated from the exons ATGTGTAGCTACAATGCTGTTAATGGAGTACCCAGTTGTGCTAACAGTTTCCTACAGAACACAATAGTCAGAGAACAGTGGGGATTTGAAGGATACATT GTCAGCGATTGTGGAGCCATCAGTAACATTGAAAGGACTCATCA CTACACATCAAATCCTGCAGATACAGTGGCAGCTGCTCTACTAGGAGGATGTGATCTTGATTGTGGTATATACTATCCGCTATATACTATG GAAGCCATCAACAAAAAGACCATCACCGAAGCAGACATTGATGTGACACTAACAAGATTGTTTAAATACAG AATGAGGCTTGGAATGTTTGATCTAGTGAATGCTACATCTTACCATACACTGTCTCCTGCTGATGTCAACACTACCAGCAGTCAG GAAGTAGCATTGAAATTGGCACAGGAAAGCATTGTCCTTCTTCAAAATAATAAGA GTATCCTCCCACTTGATCCTAAATTATCAGTGGCTGTGTTGGGGCCCAACTCTGATGCAACTACAACAATGCAAGGAAACTATCAT ggTATAGCTCCCTTCTTGGATTCTCCAATTGATGGAATAAAGTCAATAGctagtaatgtcacaacagcaAAAGGATGTGATGTGAAATGTACTGATGATAGTGGGTTTAAAGAGGCTGTGACAGCAGCTCAGACTGCTCAGGCTGTCATAGTCGTTATTGGTCTAGATCAGTCCCAGGAAAG TGAAGGTCATGATCGTAATGACATATCTTTGCCTGGCAAACAAGAAGACTTCCTTATGGCCATTAGGGATGCTACTAAGAGCCCAATGATTGTAGTGGTAATTACTGGAGGACCAGTGGATATTAGCTGGGCTAAG GCCAATGCTGATGCAGTTCTTTGGTGTGGTTATCCTGGACAATCAGGTGGTAAGGCAATAGCACAAGTAATTTATGGAGAAGTTAATCCTTCTGGAAGACTGCCCTACACTATT TATCCTCAAGATTACGTCAATCAGATATCATTTTTTGACATGGGTATGCGTAGCAAGCCTGGTCGTACATACAAGTTCTACACTGGTGATGCTGTCTATCCTTTTGGATGTGGACTGAGTTACACAACCTTTAACTTCTCATG GTCAGAATGGGAGAAGTTGCCACCAAAGTTTCAAGTGTTAAATGAACTATCAACTGTACAATATCAAGTTACCGTCACCAACACTGGTAGCAAATCAGGGGCAGTTGCAGTTTTAGCTTACATGACTTACAGT GATGTTAACGCTCCAATGAAACAATTGTTTGGATTTCAACGAGTTGAACTGAACCCTAAAGAAAATGCAACTCTCTTCTTTGATGCTGGGGTGGAAACTTTCACGACAGTTGATAAAGGG GGTAACAAGGTATTGAAGCCAGGAAGATATACAGTGCTTATTGAGGATCTTTCCCACACCATCACATTGGTGTAG